A single Pan troglodytes isolate AG18354 chromosome 19, NHGRI_mPanTro3-v2.0_pri, whole genome shotgun sequence DNA region contains:
- the CYGB gene encoding cytoglobin isoform X2, with protein MEKVPGEMEIERRERSEELSEAERKAVQAMWARLYANCEDVGVAILVRFFVNFPSAKQYFSQFKHMEDPLEMERSPQLRKHACRVMGALNTVVENLHDPDKVSSVLALVGKAHALKHKVEPVYFKPTGHTALFGAIGPLPPPPSLAAPRAEGRVLKTLLDAPFLGAKEAGGIPDSTSPKEASVAAKVPPPGAAGRRRWLPGC; from the exons ATGGAGAAAGTGCCAGGCGAGATGGAGATCGAGCGCAGGGAGCGGAGCGAGGAGCTGTCCGAGGCGGAGAGGAAGGCGGTGCAGGCTATGTGGGCCCGGCTCTATGCCAACTGCGAGGACGTGGGGGTGGCCATCCTGGTGAG GTTCTTTGTGAACTTCCCCTCAGCCAAGCAGTACTTCAGCCAGTTCAAGCACATGGAGGATCCCCTGGAGATGGAGCGGAGCCCCCAGCTGCGGAAGCACGCCTGCCGAGTCATGGGGGCCCTCAACACTGTCGTGGAGAACCTGCATGACCCCGACAAGGTGTCCTCTGTGCTCGCCCTTGTGGGGAAAGCCCACGCCCTCAAGCACAAGGTGGAACCGGTGTACTTCAAG CCCACCGGCCACACTGCCCTCTTCGGGGCCATAggacccctccctccacccccctcCCTGGCAGCACCTCGAGCAGAAGGCCGAGTTCTGAAGACCCTCCTTGACGCTCCATTTCTGGGTGCCAAGGAAGCTGGAGGAATCCCTGACTCAACTTCCCCGAAGGAGGCCTCTGTGGCGGCCAAGGTCCCCCCCCCTGGAGCTGCCGGGAGGCGGCGCTGGCTGCCTGGATGCTGA
- the CYGB gene encoding cytoglobin isoform X3, with protein sequence MEKVPGEMEIERRERSEELSEAERKAVQAMWARLYANCEDVGVAILVRFFVNFPSAKQYFSQFKHMEDPLEMERSPQLRKHACRVMGALNTVVENLHDPDKVSSVLALVGKAHALKHKVEPVYFKILSGVILEVVAEEFASDFPPETQRAWAKLRGLIYSHVTAAYKEVGWVQQVPNATTPPATLPSSGP encoded by the exons ATGGAGAAAGTGCCAGGCGAGATGGAGATCGAGCGCAGGGAGCGGAGCGAGGAGCTGTCCGAGGCGGAGAGGAAGGCGGTGCAGGCTATGTGGGCCCGGCTCTATGCCAACTGCGAGGACGTGGGGGTGGCCATCCTGGTGAG GTTCTTTGTGAACTTCCCCTCAGCCAAGCAGTACTTCAGCCAGTTCAAGCACATGGAGGATCCCCTGGAGATGGAGCGGAGCCCCCAGCTGCGGAAGCACGCCTGCCGAGTCATGGGGGCCCTCAACACTGTCGTGGAGAACCTGCATGACCCCGACAAGGTGTCCTCTGTGCTCGCCCTTGTGGGGAAAGCCCACGCCCTCAAGCACAAGGTGGAACCGGTGTACTTCAAG ATCCTCTCTGGGGTCATTCTGGAGGTGGTCGCCGAGGAATTTGCCAGTGACTTCCCACCTGAGACGCAGAGAGCCTGGGCCAAGCTGCGTGGCCTCATCTACAGCCACGTGACCGCTGCCTACAAGGAagtgggctgggtgcagcagGTCCCCAACGCCACCAC CCCACCGGCCACACTGCCCTCTTCGGGGCCATAg
- the CYGB gene encoding cytoglobin isoform X1, whose product MEKVPGEMEIERRERSEELSEAERKAVQAMWARLYANCEDVGVAILVRFFVNFPSAKQYFSQFKHMEDPLEMERSPQLRKHACRVMGALNTVVENLHDPDKVSSVLALVGKAHALKHKVEPVYFKILSGVILEVVAEEFASDFPPETQRAWAKLRGLIYSHVTAAYKEVGWVQQVPNATTHSSWRRSPEGSWGRQASCPSCC is encoded by the exons ATGGAGAAAGTGCCAGGCGAGATGGAGATCGAGCGCAGGGAGCGGAGCGAGGAGCTGTCCGAGGCGGAGAGGAAGGCGGTGCAGGCTATGTGGGCCCGGCTCTATGCCAACTGCGAGGACGTGGGGGTGGCCATCCTGGTGAG GTTCTTTGTGAACTTCCCCTCAGCCAAGCAGTACTTCAGCCAGTTCAAGCACATGGAGGATCCCCTGGAGATGGAGCGGAGCCCCCAGCTGCGGAAGCACGCCTGCCGAGTCATGGGGGCCCTCAACACTGTCGTGGAGAACCTGCATGACCCCGACAAGGTGTCCTCTGTGCTCGCCCTTGTGGGGAAAGCCCACGCCCTCAAGCACAAGGTGGAACCGGTGTACTTCAAG ATCCTCTCTGGGGTCATTCTGGAGGTGGTCGCCGAGGAATTTGCCAGTGACTTCCCACCTGAGACGCAGAGAGCCTGGGCCAAGCTGCGTGGCCTCATCTACAGCCACGTGACCGCTGCCTACAAGGAagtgggctgggtgcagcagGTCCCCAACGCCACCAC GCACAGCTCCTGGAGGAGGTCCCCTGAGGGCAGCTGGGGACGCCAGGCCTCCTGCCCTTCCTGCTGCTGA